CACGTCCCGATGTTTCAGAAAATGCTGGCCTGTAGCCCGGAACCGATCGAGATGGGATTGCATCTCGCCGCGGCCGGCAACATCATCGATTTTGGCGTCAAGCCCCATGACGACATCGATCTGGAGCATGAAATCCGCAATCTGGATCAGACCAGCTTTGCCCGTTATGACATCCGGCCTTTCCGGCAGGCATTGCACAAGGCCTCGAACCTTCTCTATATCTGTGATAACAGCGGAGAGATTGTCTTCGACAGGCTGTTTCTGGAAGAACTCATGCGCCAGTTTCCCCGTCTGCGCATAACGGCGGCGCTTCGCGCCCGGCCGATCATCAACGACGCTACCCTGGAGGATGCCAGGGCCGTGGGGCTGGACCGTCTGGTCCGGACTATTTCCAGTGGCAGTGTTTACCCGGGGACCATCCTTGATGAAACAACCACGGAATTCCAGACATTGTTCGCAGAGGCCGATGTGATCCTGTCCAAGGGACAGGGCAATTTCGAGACGTTGCATCCGCTGGCTGACGAAAGGTTGTTTTTCCTGCTGCGCATCAAATGCGATTACATGGCCAACCTGGCAAGCGTGGTGAAAGGCGGCCTGGTGCTGATACAGGGTAGCCCCCTCCCTTCCGGCAGATGCCCGGATTCGTCACGGACCCCGCCGCCACAGCCGACGGTCGATTGACGGGCGGTTTCACCTGGCCGGTGGATAACAAAAAAGGGTTACGCCTTTGACGTAACCCTTTGTTTTTTATTATGGCGCGCGATACAAGATTCGAACTTGTGACCTTTGGCTCCGGAGGCCAACGCTCTATCCAGCTGAGCTAATCGCGCGCGGACTCAACTATATAACTCATCCTTCGAGGAAATGCAACGTCAATTTGCAGCCTTTTTGTCCGCCAGGCGCAGGAGTGTGTGTTTTACTCCCTGCGAAGCAGTGGTTTGCAGGGTGCTCGCCTGTTGGTCAGGGCGTCCGTTCGCGTCCGACGCCAAACACTGAAATGCGCAGTTTCGGGCTGCGGGGACTGCTTGTCGAGAGGGTGATGTAGCCGTTTTGGCGGCTTTTTTCGGCAGGCAGTGTCAGGGTTGCCCGGATGCGGGCCGAAGCGCCGGGTGCCAGCCTGGTCTGGCTGAGACTTGCCGATAACGAAGCGGGCATGGTGGCAAGGTTGGACAGAAAAATGGTGCGTTCGCCGTTGTTGGTAAGGGTGATGTCTGCCTGGCGTTTTTCGCCGGGTCGCATGTTGGTAAGCTGCAACCGGTCGGGTTGTATGTCGATTTCGGGTTTGACCAACCCCGCAATCCGCAGTGCCGCTTTCGGGGTGGCGGGATCGTTGCTGTAGATGTACACCCATTTGGTAATCGGGCCCCGCATGCCGTTGGAATTGAAAGTGATTCTTACCTCTCCCGATTTTCCGGGGAGGATTTCCCTGCTGGACAGCAATGTGCCGGTGCATCCGCACGTTGATCGCACGCGTTCAATGGACAGGGTCTGGTCGCCGCGGTTGGCAAAAGTAAAAACATGCTCCAATCTGTCGCCTTCGGCGATCGTTCCGAACTGGAAAGCGGGGTCGGAGATGAAGATCTGCGGAGCGGCCAGTGCCGGCGCCGGGAGAAGAGCCAGACAAAAAATGGCCAGAAAAAACGTGTGCGGTGTTTTCATAAAAAATCTCCTGAGCAGATTTGAAAGTTCCAGCCGGCCCCAAGATGCGGTTGGCGCCGACTGTTCTTTATAGCACTATTTGAAGTTTCAAACCAGCCCCCTCCACGGGGGATACTGGTTTGCAGGCGCTTGCCGGCGGTTGCATTGGGATTGACAGCCCCTTTGAGTGTTGCTATAACATGCGGACTTGAAAAGGGTTTTCAACTCATTGGGAATAGTTCATGCGTAAAAACTTTAAAACTCTCTACACCCGGGACCAGATCGCCGAGCAGGTGTGCAGGCTTGGGGGAGAGATCGACCGGGATTACCAGAATCGGGAAATTCTGCTGGTTTGCGTTCTGAAAGGCTCTTTTCTGTTTTTTGCCGATCTGGTGCGTGCCATTTCCTGCCCGCTGCTGGTCGATTTCGTGCGCATGGCCAGTTATGGCTGCGAAACGGTTTCATCCGGCATTGTCGAGATGCGCAAGGATCTGGAGTTTTCCGTAACCGATCGTGAGGTCCTTATTGTCGAGGATATCATCGATACGGGATATACCCTGCAGTCGCTGTTTCATCGCCTGCTGGAGCGTCAGCCGCGCTCCCTGAAGGTTTGTACGTTGCTGGACAAGCGCATCGATCGAAAAGTCCCCATTGAAGCGGATTATGTCGGCATGACGTTGGAGGAGGGGTTTGTGGTCGGTTACGGGCTCGATTATCAGGAGCGCTATCGCGAACTGCCTGAACTGTATATTTTTGAAGATCCGTCATCTGCGGGTGAGGGGAGGCCGTTATGATTGTGGAGTGTCCCGAATGTGTCAGCCGTTTTCGGCTGGCGGATGACAAATTGAAACCTTCCGGCACCAAAGTCCGCTGTTCCAGGTGTCAGAAGGTTTTTACGGTTATGCCCGAGTTGGACGAAACCTCGGCTGCCGCCACCGGGCCTGGTGATGTCGCCATGCCTTCCGCCGCTTCCGCGGACAAAGAATGGGACCAGGCGCTTTCTGAAACGGGCGGCTCTGCCTTTCATGAATTCGACTTTGGCGAATCCTGGGACGATGTCAGCTCCCTGTCCGGAGATCCGACCTTGGAGAACGAGTTTTCGGAGGATTCAGCCTTCGATTTTGCTGCTTTCGACGAGGACGGTGAATTGAAGTCCGATGCGCTGTTCGAAACGGCAGCAGATGAAGGGGAGGCATTTTCTTTTGAGGACGGTAGTTTTCCCCTGGACGAGGAAGGTGGCGACTCGCAGGATTATTTTGCAGAACCCACCAAGGCGCCGGTTGAGGATCCGTCTTCTGAATTATCACCGGATTCCGTTGCTGCGGGAGGGGCTGCAAGGTCGCCTTTGGCCGGGCTCCATGCGGGGGCGGCGGATCATGAGGTGGAAGACGGTGACGCCGGGCTGTTCGCTCCTCCTGCAAGCTCGGAGGGCAAACCCTCGCTGCCACCTCCCGCCAGGGTTCCGGTCCGGCGAAAATCAAAAGGCACAGGGTTGTCCCTGCTTTTTTTATTGTTGTTGGTCGGGGGGGCAGCCGGCGGCTACTTTGCCTGGAAGAAGGATCTGCTCGGTTCTTTGATGCGGCTGGAGCGGCTGCATGCCCTGATGCGATCACAGCCGGAGGCAACGGAAAGCGGCCAGATCCGCACGCTGGGATTGAATGGCGGTTTTTTGCAGAACCGGCGGGCTGGGCGGCTGTTCGTGATTCAGGGCGAGGCGGTTAACGATTATCGGGAATCACGCTCGGCAATCGCCGTCAAGGGGGTTCTGTTCGATGCCAAGGGGGCACCGCTGCAGCAGCAGACGGTGTTCTGTGGCAATCCCATCGATGCCGGCGAGCTGGAAACTTTGCCGTTTGACAGGATTGCCGAGCGGATGAACAATCAGTTCGGGGATTCTCTGAGCAACCTTAATGTTCCCGCCGGCAAGGCCGTTCCCTTCACCATCGTGTTCCGCAACCTGCCGGAAGGGCTGAGTGAGTTTTCGGTGGAGGTCATCGATTCCAAACCGGCTTCCCGG
This portion of the Syntrophotalea acetylenica genome encodes:
- a CDS encoding damage-control phosphatase ARMT1 family protein, whose protein sequence is MEKSMRHYGIAQECIPCVLKQCLSTARFAQLEEGQTARILAVARQAIEDSKVKPLLVQHVVRQVADAVIQERGESPEFDIYAEVKQRSNALSLAHVPMFQKMLACSPEPIEMGLHLAAAGNIIDFGVKPHDDIDLEHEIRNLDQTSFARYDIRPFRQALHKASNLLYICDNSGEIVFDRLFLEELMRQFPRLRITAALRARPIINDATLEDARAVGLDRLVRTISSGSVYPGTILDETTTEFQTLFAEADVILSKGQGNFETLHPLADERLFFLLRIKCDYMANLASVVKGGLVLIQGSPLPSGRCPDSSRTPPPQPTVD
- a CDS encoding DUF1573 domain-containing protein; amino-acid sequence: MKTPHTFFLAIFCLALLPAPALAAPQIFISDPAFQFGTIAEGDRLEHVFTFANRGDQTLSIERVRSTCGCTGTLLSSREILPGKSGEVRITFNSNGMRGPITKWVYIYSNDPATPKAALRIAGLVKPEIDIQPDRLQLTNMRPGEKRQADITLTNNGERTIFLSNLATMPASLSASLSQTRLAPGASARIRATLTLPAEKSRQNGYITLSTSSPRSPKLRISVFGVGRERTP
- the hpt gene encoding hypoxanthine phosphoribosyltransferase — translated: MRKNFKTLYTRDQIAEQVCRLGGEIDRDYQNREILLVCVLKGSFLFFADLVRAISCPLLVDFVRMASYGCETVSSGIVEMRKDLEFSVTDREVLIVEDIIDTGYTLQSLFHRLLERQPRSLKVCTLLDKRIDRKVPIEADYVGMTLEEGFVVGYGLDYQERYRELPELYIFEDPSSAGEGRPL
- a CDS encoding DUF3426 domain-containing protein, which codes for MIVECPECVSRFRLADDKLKPSGTKVRCSRCQKVFTVMPELDETSAAATGPGDVAMPSAASADKEWDQALSETGGSAFHEFDFGESWDDVSSLSGDPTLENEFSEDSAFDFAAFDEDGELKSDALFETAADEGEAFSFEDGSFPLDEEGGDSQDYFAEPTKAPVEDPSSELSPDSVAAGGAARSPLAGLHAGAADHEVEDGDAGLFAPPASSEGKPSLPPPARVPVRRKSKGTGLSLLFLLLLVGGAAGGYFAWKKDLLGSLMRLERLHALMRSQPEATESGQIRTLGLNGGFLQNRRAGRLFVIQGEAVNDYRESRSAIAVKGVLFDAKGAPLQQQTVFCGNPIDAGELETLPFDRIAERMNNQFGDSLSNLNVPAGKAVPFTIVFRNLPEGLSEFSVEVIDSKPASR